One window of Marinomonas primoryensis genomic DNA carries:
- a CDS encoding HAD-IIB family hydrolase produces the protein MELVAFDLDGTLLNRHQRLSDYTLETLDRLKSAGVFYTVATGRTHFAAMACIEEHQFPNWQIFKNGVEWWDPQQNQYRHRNLLSQSHILDLLSSFEENDVTPFIFCLEDDGSHRVYHSPLQGHLSDHIANELGNHKNMSLHPLSELTHNARITNISAMGQPEFIDNIIKDSQEHSHLTAYSGGGIYHPDAFWLDIHHSNVCKGSALMELKAEIGAERLIVFGDGDNDLSMFSASDEAFATDNALIHVKEAATNVIGHHDEDGVARYLRKRYNL, from the coding sequence ATGGAACTAGTGGCATTTGATCTAGACGGAACCCTACTTAATCGGCATCAACGGCTTTCAGATTACACACTCGAAACCCTCGATCGCTTAAAATCTGCAGGGGTTTTCTATACTGTCGCCACAGGCCGCACTCATTTTGCCGCGATGGCTTGTATTGAGGAGCATCAATTTCCAAATTGGCAAATTTTCAAAAATGGTGTCGAATGGTGGGATCCTCAACAAAACCAGTACCGTCACAGAAACCTACTGTCTCAGAGCCACATTCTTGACTTGCTCTCTTCGTTTGAAGAAAATGACGTCACGCCATTCATTTTTTGCTTAGAAGATGATGGATCACATCGAGTCTACCATTCGCCCCTACAAGGTCACCTAAGCGATCACATCGCCAACGAACTAGGTAACCATAAAAACATGAGCCTTCACCCTTTGTCCGAGCTCACTCATAACGCAAGAATCACCAATATAAGCGCGATGGGACAACCAGAATTTATCGACAACATCATCAAAGACAGCCAAGAACACAGTCATTTAACCGCGTATTCGGGCGGTGGTATTTACCATCCAGACGCCTTCTGGTTGGATATTCATCACAGTAACGTGTGTAAAGGTTCGGCTCTGATGGAACTAAAGGCAGAAATTGGTGCCGAAAGGTTAATCGTGTTTGGTGATGGCGACAATGATTTGTCTATGTTTTCAGCATCAGATGAAGCGTTTGCAACAGACAATGCTTTGATTCACGTGAAAGAGGCCGCAACGAATGTCATCGGTCATCATGACGAAGATGGTGTGGCAAGGTACTTAAGAAAAAGGTATAACTTGTGA
- a CDS encoding Bcr/CflA family multidrug efflux MFS transporter — MKLTFPIVLVLGLLSGLTPLAIDAYLPSIPTIAKSLDTDISLIQMTLSMYLLVFAFLQILFGPISDAIGRRKVVVGGLGIFAIGSFLCAIAQSYEMLMVGRAVQAFGGAAVAVSVPALVKDGMSINQFAKTMSMIMLVMALAPLAAPILGGAILTIWSWHYIFVFLGILAIISMVLFLRTIPETLPPEKRTPFSFLNASRNYGKLVKNASVMGYVASSAFYFAGMMSFITGSSFVYIEIYDIDPANFGFLVGVNVIMMMLAATINGRYVEKLGTEVLSKYAIYAPLIASALMILLTFFDHPPLPFIIITSMLFIGPMGILGSGFMAGALKNAGNHNGSVTALAGTSRFAMGAVGGAVVSILHNGTFVPMLGTIATCGIISFIIFKVTVRYARPPLED, encoded by the coding sequence ATGAAACTTACTTTTCCCATTGTTTTAGTTCTCGGTCTTTTGTCTGGGCTGACACCGCTAGCAATTGATGCGTATCTGCCAAGTATTCCAACCATAGCAAAAAGCCTAGATACGGATATTAGCCTGATACAAATGACGCTGAGTATGTATTTACTGGTGTTTGCTTTTTTGCAGATTCTTTTTGGGCCGATATCTGATGCTATCGGACGCCGTAAAGTCGTTGTTGGCGGTCTTGGCATTTTTGCTATTGGTAGCTTCCTTTGTGCTATTGCACAGAGCTATGAAATGCTCATGGTTGGCCGAGCGGTTCAAGCTTTCGGCGGTGCTGCCGTGGCCGTTAGCGTCCCAGCCCTTGTCAAAGATGGTATGTCGATTAATCAGTTTGCCAAAACAATGTCGATGATCATGCTCGTCATGGCGCTGGCACCATTGGCCGCGCCTATTCTAGGCGGGGCCATCTTAACTATTTGGAGCTGGCATTATATTTTCGTTTTCTTGGGTATATTAGCCATTATCTCCATGGTGTTATTTTTACGCACCATCCCTGAGACATTGCCTCCCGAAAAGCGCACTCCTTTCTCTTTTCTAAATGCCTCGCGTAACTATGGCAAACTGGTTAAAAACGCGTCTGTGATGGGCTATGTTGCTTCCTCTGCCTTTTATTTCGCGGGTATGATGAGTTTCATTACGGGTTCATCTTTTGTCTATATTGAAATCTATGATATTGATCCTGCTAATTTTGGATTTTTAGTGGGCGTAAATGTCATCATGATGATGTTGGCCGCCACTATTAATGGACGATACGTAGAAAAACTAGGGACTGAAGTACTATCAAAGTATGCCATTTACGCTCCCTTGATCGCCTCAGCGTTGATGATTTTACTGACTTTTTTTGACCATCCACCACTCCCTTTTATCATTATTACGAGCATGTTATTTATTGGCCCAATGGGAATACTGGGCAGTGGGTTCATGGCTGGCGCACTGAAAAACGCAGGCAACCACAATGGCAGTGTCACGGCATTAGCGGGTACGTCTCGATTCGCTATGGGCGCGGTAGGAGGCGCTGTTGTCAGTATCCTCCACAACGGTACATTCGTCCCGATGCTTGGTACTATTGCGACCTGCGGTATAATTTCCTTTATTATCTTCAAGGTCACAGTACGTTACGCTAGACCACCATTAGAAGACTAA
- a CDS encoding AGE family epimerase/isomerase — protein sequence MPTFPAFQSANFLNSHIQSTMAFYHPNCIDLDGGFFQFFKDNGDIYDTDTRHLVSSTRFIFNYAKAYQAEEQHTENKQAYLEATRHGLRYLRERHLRNNGGYVWLLNKDQNLDETNHCYGLAFVLLAYATAYKAGVEEAKPWIKETFDLMELHFWDAEFDLYKDEISSDWQTVSDYRGQNANMHSCEALLAAYDATQAPHYLERATLLASNICLRQAALAGGEIWEHYTTDWQVDWNYNLADPKHLFRPWGFQPGHQTEWAKLLLLIHQRSPLEWLIPTAKKLFDTTWDKSWDETNGGLCYGYDPKGHICDGDKYFWVQAESFAAAAMLAITTKEQHYWDKYQQLWQYSWSHMVDHQYGAWFRILTQDNQAFDDCKSPAGKTDYHTMGACYEVIEQLSKSA from the coding sequence ATGCCCACTTTTCCAGCGTTTCAATCTGCCAATTTTTTAAACAGCCATATTCAGTCTACTATGGCGTTTTATCACCCAAACTGCATTGATCTTGACGGTGGATTCTTTCAATTCTTCAAAGACAACGGCGACATTTACGACACCGATACTCGTCACCTTGTTAGCAGCACGCGCTTCATTTTCAATTATGCAAAAGCGTATCAAGCAGAAGAGCAACACACAGAAAACAAGCAAGCCTACCTAGAAGCAACTCGTCATGGATTGCGCTATTTGAGAGAACGCCATCTTCGTAACAATGGCGGTTATGTTTGGTTACTAAACAAAGATCAAAACCTAGATGAGACCAATCACTGCTACGGGCTTGCCTTTGTCCTGCTCGCTTACGCCACCGCTTATAAAGCTGGCGTAGAAGAAGCCAAACCTTGGATTAAAGAAACCTTCGATCTAATGGAGTTGCATTTCTGGGATGCTGAGTTTGACTTATACAAAGATGAAATTTCCAGCGATTGGCAAACCGTTTCAGACTACCGCGGGCAAAATGCCAATATGCACAGCTGTGAAGCACTTCTTGCCGCCTATGATGCAACACAAGCACCCCATTATCTTGAACGGGCCACTTTACTCGCTAGCAATATTTGCTTACGCCAAGCCGCTCTAGCGGGTGGTGAGATTTGGGAACACTACACCACGGATTGGCAGGTCGACTGGAACTACAATCTCGCAGACCCAAAACATTTATTTCGCCCTTGGGGATTCCAACCAGGCCATCAGACGGAATGGGCAAAACTGTTACTTTTAATTCACCAGCGCTCACCGCTCGAATGGCTAATCCCAACTGCAAAAAAACTATTCGACACCACATGGGATAAATCTTGGGACGAAACCAATGGTGGACTTTGTTACGGTTACGACCCTAAAGGCCACATTTGTGACGGTGATAAATATTTTTGGGTACAAGCAGAATCCTTCGCTGCAGCGGCTATGTTAGCAATAACGACCAAAGAACAGCACTATTGGGACAAATATCAACAACTTTGGCAATACAGCTGGTCACACATGGTTGATCATCAATACGGTGCTTGGTTTCGTATTTTAACTCAAGACAACCAAGCCTTTGACGACTGCAAAAGCCCTGCTGGAAAAACGGACTATCACACCATGGGCGCTTGCTATGAAGTCATAGAGCAACTTTCTAAATCGGCTTGA
- a CDS encoding putative bifunctional diguanylate cyclase/phosphodiesterase: MTDLSKLLQCKMPLAAWVIDVEQSSVPWCNGAAEALLADSLGEIKSGQRMIGEALKERISLYLDGVEEGKSLTFDWPFISKEGIHYSCTGSVISLGQKRKGLSVEAHPVMTPRLSRDDQDVGLLAQFETLSFAIFDENGVYCDSSKCFKTHFGNINNVRELFAATDAADSFMSRFTQQESLSQEIMLSTLRGVRWHRIEVSQNKSTQKIYLLTHDIQEDRDHEVALYRLNNYDCLTNLPNRNLLYHQLENALVNASKRQRAFGILYLDLDGFKIINDNFGHRVGDELIQRVAERIKGSIPSGACLYRLGGDEFVVVLENIDSIEDLENIAKNIMQNASNTYPVAKMEMMITASIGIASYPQHANDVDNLLKNADAAMYRAKSTAHNMYFVYENKMADNINAHLTLGGGLRKAIEEEQFVLHYQPKIRLPDESVVGAEALIRWSHPELGMISPDQFIPLAEESGLIIPLGEWVICRACRQLQEWREAGYRPIKLSVNLSSRQFMQADLVDMVQRILEETGVDPKYFELELTESMLMADAQQSIEKLHGFRKLGLTLSIDDFGTGYSSLAYLKKFPIQTLKIDRSFIHDLGLDCDNDAIVKATVAMANSLNLKVIAEGVENRTQVDILNSYKCQEVQGYLFSKPLNSVDFALYMDIHGFYNVSVAVENDSV, from the coding sequence ATGACCGATTTATCAAAATTACTCCAATGTAAAATGCCATTAGCTGCTTGGGTAATAGATGTAGAGCAATCAAGTGTTCCGTGGTGCAATGGCGCTGCAGAGGCTTTATTGGCAGACTCTTTAGGTGAAATTAAATCAGGTCAGCGAATGATAGGGGAAGCGCTAAAAGAGCGTATTTCTCTTTATCTAGACGGAGTAGAGGAAGGCAAGTCATTAACGTTTGACTGGCCCTTTATTTCCAAAGAAGGCATTCATTACAGTTGTACTGGATCCGTTATTTCTCTAGGTCAGAAGCGTAAAGGCTTATCGGTTGAAGCTCATCCGGTTATGACACCTCGTCTTTCTAGAGATGATCAAGACGTTGGTCTTTTGGCTCAATTTGAAACCCTGTCTTTTGCCATTTTTGACGAAAATGGTGTGTATTGTGATTCCAGTAAGTGTTTCAAAACGCATTTTGGCAACATAAATAATGTTCGAGAGCTGTTTGCTGCGACAGACGCGGCGGATAGCTTTATGAGTCGTTTTACTCAGCAAGAAAGCTTGTCACAAGAAATTATGCTTTCCACTCTTAGGGGTGTGCGTTGGCATAGAATTGAGGTTTCCCAGAATAAATCCACTCAAAAAATCTACCTACTTACTCATGATATCCAAGAAGATAGAGATCATGAAGTCGCTCTTTATCGTCTAAATAATTACGATTGCTTAACAAACTTACCTAATAGAAATTTATTATATCATCAGTTAGAAAATGCTTTAGTCAATGCGAGCAAGCGCCAGCGCGCGTTTGGCATTTTGTACTTAGATCTTGATGGTTTTAAGATTATTAACGATAATTTTGGTCATCGAGTGGGAGATGAGCTTATTCAGCGGGTTGCTGAGCGTATTAAAGGAAGCATTCCATCTGGTGCATGTTTGTATCGCTTGGGTGGCGATGAGTTTGTGGTGGTGCTGGAAAATATTGATTCTATTGAAGATCTAGAAAACATTGCAAAAAATATTATGCAAAATGCCAGTAATACGTACCCCGTTGCGAAAATGGAAATGATGATTACGGCAAGTATCGGTATTGCTAGTTACCCTCAGCATGCAAATGACGTCGACAACTTGCTAAAGAATGCGGATGCCGCCATGTATCGTGCAAAATCCACTGCGCACAATATGTATTTTGTGTATGAAAACAAGATGGCGGATAACATCAATGCCCACCTTACGCTAGGTGGAGGACTACGAAAGGCAATAGAAGAAGAGCAGTTTGTTCTTCATTATCAACCAAAAATACGTCTTCCTGATGAATCGGTTGTTGGTGCCGAAGCGCTAATACGATGGTCTCACCCTGAGCTTGGCATGATCAGCCCAGATCAGTTTATTCCTTTGGCAGAAGAGAGTGGTTTGATTATTCCTCTGGGTGAATGGGTTATTTGCAGAGCGTGTCGTCAGTTGCAAGAGTGGAGAGAAGCGGGTTATCGTCCGATTAAGCTGTCTGTTAATTTATCCAGCAGACAATTTATGCAAGCAGATTTAGTCGATATGGTTCAGCGCATATTAGAAGAAACTGGTGTGGATCCTAAGTATTTTGAACTTGAGTTAACAGAAAGCATGTTGATGGCTGATGCTCAACAATCGATTGAAAAGCTGCATGGTTTTCGTAAATTAGGCTTAACCTTGTCCATTGATGATTTTGGTACGGGCTACTCATCGCTTGCGTATTTGAAGAAATTTCCAATACAAACATTAAAAATCGATCGGTCTTTTATTCATGATTTAGGATTGGATTGCGACAACGATGCTATCGTTAAAGCAACGGTTGCGATGGCGAATAGTTTGAACCTGAAAGTGATCGCCGAAGGGGTAGAAAATCGCACGCAAGTTGATATATTGAACAGTTACAAGTGCCAAGAAGTGCAAGGTTACTTGTTTTCCAAACCTTTAAACAGTGTAGATTTTGCCTTGTATATGGACATTCATGGTTTTTACAATGTAAGTGTTGCAGTAGAGAATGATTCTGTATGA
- a CDS encoding TyrR/PhhR family helix-turn-helix DNA-binding protein — protein sequence MRLEIQCEDRIGMVREILDLFIPHQIDMRLVEMDTKRRCIYCGFLDIPFLQLQRLLAENRRLESVEDVKTVIFTPFEREHNALYTLLEALPDGVISVDLKGEITMVTELAAEDLNVSIADLLHKPLQQFIKGISFSKETWANPKVGMSKRIRIRNKTLLLETKPFFVSDDDGIENPAGTVIYLKSELRLDRQTASLKQAPNAECHLEIYFQPAVIKSESMRRTLAEAKAFAGMAMPLLVHGEVGTGKRDFIEALFQYWHKQQVDPEAQLIIRHARDMTCDAIVELDALSGWFVITDIEYLDEQVQVDLANWLTRQPSVVSSFDASVRLISLSSLSRQQLSDGTTLNKSLYFALATLHLAMPSLRERREDIDGLVQQVILEQTERYRLPIPTVSKSALTKLALYSWPGNLKELQNICLQALLTLKGKAWTADDLMLPESSTMPSLELINDSLEITLKQWEANLLRTLYPNFPSTRRLAKAVGMSHSAIANKLKEYGINTKLPD from the coding sequence ATGAGGTTAGAAATACAGTGCGAAGATAGAATCGGCATGGTGCGTGAAATCCTCGACTTATTCATACCGCATCAAATCGATATGCGTTTAGTGGAAATGGATACAAAGCGACGTTGTATTTATTGTGGTTTTTTAGATATTCCTTTTCTTCAATTGCAGCGCTTGCTTGCAGAAAATCGCCGTTTGGAGAGTGTTGAAGATGTAAAAACGGTCATTTTTACTCCTTTTGAAAGGGAGCATAATGCGCTTTATACCTTATTAGAAGCCTTACCGGATGGTGTCATTTCGGTGGATCTAAAAGGCGAAATTACTATGGTCACTGAGCTAGCGGCTGAGGACCTGAATGTTTCGATTGCAGACCTATTGCATAAGCCATTACAGCAATTCATAAAAGGAATCAGTTTCTCTAAAGAGACGTGGGCGAACCCAAAAGTGGGGATGAGTAAACGGATTCGAATTCGAAATAAAACGTTACTGCTTGAGACGAAACCCTTCTTTGTGTCCGATGATGATGGTATTGAAAACCCAGCGGGAACGGTCATTTATTTAAAATCTGAATTACGCTTAGATCGTCAAACAGCGAGTTTGAAACAGGCGCCTAATGCTGAATGCCATTTAGAAATATACTTCCAACCCGCTGTCATAAAAAGCGAGTCGATGAGGCGCACTTTAGCCGAGGCAAAAGCCTTTGCGGGAATGGCGATGCCGTTGCTCGTACACGGAGAAGTGGGAACAGGAAAGCGAGATTTCATCGAAGCCTTATTTCAGTATTGGCATAAACAGCAAGTGGACCCAGAAGCTCAGCTAATTATTCGTCACGCAAGAGACATGACATGCGATGCTATTGTTGAGCTAGATGCCTTGTCTGGATGGTTTGTAATAACCGATATTGAGTATCTAGATGAACAGGTACAGGTTGATTTGGCCAATTGGCTTACTCGACAACCGAGTGTTGTCAGCAGTTTTGATGCCAGTGTGCGTTTGATCAGTCTGTCTTCCTTAAGTCGGCAACAACTGTCGGACGGTACGACATTAAATAAGAGCCTTTATTTTGCTTTAGCCACTTTGCATCTTGCTATGCCATCCCTTAGGGAGCGTAGAGAAGATATCGATGGATTGGTTCAACAAGTTATTTTGGAGCAAACTGAACGTTATCGATTACCGATACCAACCGTATCGAAAAGCGCACTGACTAAATTGGCACTGTATTCTTGGCCGGGAAATTTAAAAGAGCTACAAAATATCTGTTTACAGGCGTTGTTGACATTGAAGGGTAAGGCATGGACAGCTGATGATTTGATGTTGCCAGAGTCTTCCACTATGCCGAGTTTGGAATTAATCAATGATTCATTGGAGATAACACTAAAACAATGGGAGGCGAACCTGCTAAGAACCTTGTACCCAAATTTCCCGAGTACGAGGCGTTTGGCAAAAGCGGTTGGTATGAGTCACAGCGCGATAGCAAATAAGCTGAAAGAATATGGTATTAATACGAAATTGCCAGATTGA
- the can gene encoding carbonate dehydratase — translation MSNNLDELFSKNREWAAKVTKEDPDFFSTLSRQQMPEYLWIGCADSRVPANQIVDLLPGEVFVHRNIANVVVHTDLNCLSVIQFAVDVLKVKHIMVVGHYGCGGIKAAMGTEEHGMIDNWLRHIKDVYRLHRKEIDAIEDEQVRFDRMCELNVVEQVANVCQSSIVQNAWRIGQELHVHGWCYSLGNGHIKDLEVTVSSAEESAESLNNM, via the coding sequence ATGTCTAATAACTTAGATGAACTTTTTAGTAAAAATAGAGAGTGGGCGGCTAAGGTTACCAAAGAAGACCCTGATTTTTTTTCTACGTTATCAAGGCAGCAAATGCCAGAATACCTTTGGATTGGCTGTGCTGATAGCCGTGTTCCTGCGAACCAAATAGTAGATCTTTTACCAGGTGAAGTATTTGTCCACCGTAATATCGCGAATGTTGTCGTACATACCGACTTAAATTGCTTGTCTGTGATTCAATTTGCTGTCGATGTGCTGAAAGTTAAGCATATTATGGTGGTGGGTCATTATGGCTGTGGTGGAATCAAGGCGGCGATGGGCACAGAAGAACACGGTATGATCGACAATTGGTTGCGCCATATAAAAGACGTTTACCGCCTCCACAGAAAAGAAATTGATGCGATAGAAGATGAGCAGGTTCGATTTGATCGTATGTGTGAATTAAATGTGGTGGAGCAAGTGGCTAACGTATGTCAAAGCAGCATTGTTCAAAACGCATGGCGTATCGGACAAGAACTGCATGTTCACGGTTGGTGTTACAGCTTAGGCAATGGTCACATTAAAGACTTAGAGGTGACCGTTTCTAGTGCAGAAGAGTCCGCTGAAAGCCTGAATAACATGTAG
- a CDS encoding putative RNA methyltransferase: MSTLENLSCPIDAAPLSRVERSLKCEHGHTYDLAKTGYVNLLPVQNKRSKDPGDSKEMVAARQTFLNQQHYFPIVKTILSSWPKGDLFHGVRILDAGCGEGYYLNEIGKALLDQDISMERTGLDISKWAITAASKRDKGVSWLVGSNASLPVPSERFDAILCLFGFPVFSEFSRVLSETGLLLLVESGPDHLIELREILYPSIHDYKQTFSEGVEGFELVLEKAETYVFTLNSQTEIEQLLSMTPHIHKASYDGREAVKQLNSINLTADIKFRWYRKKLG; the protein is encoded by the coding sequence GTGTCGACGCTCGAAAACCTTTCTTGTCCGATAGATGCTGCACCGCTAAGCCGTGTTGAACGAAGCTTAAAGTGTGAACATGGGCATACCTATGATCTAGCAAAAACCGGTTACGTGAACCTTCTTCCGGTGCAAAATAAACGTTCTAAAGACCCTGGTGATAGCAAAGAGATGGTGGCCGCACGGCAAACTTTCTTAAATCAGCAGCACTATTTTCCTATTGTTAAAACAATTTTATCCTCTTGGCCGAAAGGTGATTTGTTTCATGGCGTTCGTATCCTCGATGCAGGATGTGGAGAGGGCTATTATCTTAATGAAATTGGCAAAGCCTTACTTGATCAAGATATTAGTATGGAACGCACTGGTTTAGATATTTCTAAGTGGGCTATTACCGCGGCGAGTAAGCGTGACAAAGGCGTGAGTTGGTTAGTGGGAAGTAACGCCAGCTTACCTGTGCCAAGTGAACGCTTTGATGCCATCTTGTGCTTATTTGGCTTTCCTGTTTTTAGTGAATTTTCGCGGGTACTGAGCGAAACAGGTTTGCTTCTGCTGGTGGAGTCTGGACCTGATCATCTTATCGAGCTACGGGAAATACTTTACCCCTCTATTCATGATTACAAGCAAACTTTTTCTGAGGGAGTAGAGGGTTTCGAATTGGTGTTGGAGAAGGCTGAGACTTATGTTTTTACACTGAATTCTCAAACAGAAATCGAACAATTATTAAGTATGACGCCTCATATCCATAAGGCGTCATACGACGGTCGAGAAGCCGTTAAACAACTTAACTCTATCAACCTTACCGCAGATATTAAATTCCGCTGGTATCGAAAAAAATTGGGATAG
- a CDS encoding HopJ type III effector protein has protein sequence MLSTQTLIEKIKHTPEQVQFKEVIDVIEREYDFTAAAFTNGKQNNAINENNGSCKLFSFASMHELTETQTLHLFGDFYRVDVLENPAANDHQNIRQFIENGWNGIAFTTTALVNKN, from the coding sequence ATGCTAAGCACGCAAACGCTGATTGAGAAAATCAAACACACACCAGAACAAGTCCAATTTAAAGAAGTCATTGATGTTATCGAGCGTGAATACGATTTCACCGCGGCGGCTTTTACTAATGGTAAACAAAACAATGCCATTAATGAAAATAATGGTTCTTGTAAGCTTTTCTCTTTTGCATCCATGCATGAATTAACCGAAACACAAACGTTGCATTTATTTGGTGACTTTTATCGTGTTGATGTCTTAGAAAATCCAGCCGCGAACGATCATCAAAACATTCGACAGTTCATTGAAAATGGCTGGAATGGTATTGCCTTCACAACAACAGCTTTAGTCAATAAAAACTGA
- a CDS encoding ROK family transcriptional regulator: protein MKSSGSTSEQSRVYNERIILHLVRQHPEISRVSIAERTGLSTQTISVITSSLLERQLLTIVGKVTGRRGQPSIKLSINESGAYGLGINVDRDHISAALLDFSGACVLLLEREVSFPSEELAKKIAQDLIEEVKATLGASWSKVQGIGLARPDYMDSWLDTLVTDSDQRANLDGLKAALKYWQSDAFESWLAELTGVSCFCENDAVAAATSELLLASGSPKRHFFYLFVSTACGGSLVANGECYFGAHGKAGSFGLIPTATGKHGKWILEALSLSSLRRFLMANQVVWPDNEGWHDDQYAGLINQWAAEVALEVTPALASVIALYDPEAVLIGGRLPAPVLAALIDRLESTLASHSMLPLPEIRVAQTGYTAGVLGAAVLPLYETFAPQQNLLLLSSKEK from the coding sequence ATGAAATCGTCAGGTAGTACCTCTGAACAAAGCCGTGTTTATAATGAACGGATTATTCTCCACTTGGTTCGGCAACACCCAGAAATTTCTCGGGTGAGTATTGCTGAGCGCACAGGGTTGAGTACACAGACTATTTCGGTGATTACTTCTTCTTTACTTGAACGGCAGTTACTTACTATTGTGGGTAAGGTGACCGGTCGTCGCGGACAGCCCTCCATTAAGCTGAGTATTAATGAGAGCGGCGCTTATGGACTGGGTATCAATGTTGACCGGGATCATATCAGCGCGGCGCTGCTGGATTTTAGTGGCGCCTGTGTTTTGTTATTAGAACGAGAGGTGTCTTTTCCCTCTGAGGAACTGGCTAAAAAAATCGCCCAAGACCTTATCGAAGAAGTGAAAGCAACACTGGGAGCAAGTTGGAGTAAGGTTCAAGGCATAGGCCTCGCTAGACCTGATTATATGGACTCTTGGTTGGATACATTGGTCACCGACTCAGATCAAAGAGCCAATCTTGACGGGCTAAAAGCCGCATTAAAATATTGGCAGTCAGATGCTTTTGAATCATGGTTAGCGGAATTAACCGGTGTAAGCTGCTTCTGTGAAAACGACGCGGTGGCGGCGGCAACCAGTGAGTTGCTGCTTGCATCAGGTTCGCCTAAAAGACACTTCTTTTATCTTTTTGTCAGTACTGCTTGTGGTGGTAGTTTGGTGGCTAATGGTGAATGCTATTTTGGCGCGCATGGTAAAGCGGGCAGTTTTGGTTTAATTCCAACGGCGACTGGCAAACATGGTAAATGGATTCTTGAAGCGTTGTCCCTGTCCTCATTACGTCGATTTCTAATGGCAAATCAAGTCGTGTGGCCTGACAATGAAGGTTGGCATGATGATCAGTACGCAGGGCTTATAAATCAGTGGGCGGCCGAAGTGGCATTAGAAGTCACGCCGGCGCTGGCTTCCGTCATTGCGTTATACGATCCTGAAGCGGTTCTCATAGGTGGGCGTTTGCCCGCGCCTGTTTTAGCGGCTTTAATTGACCGTCTTGAAAGTACCTTGGCGTCCCATAGTATGCTGCCTCTTCCTGAGATCCGTGTTGCTCAAACTGGCTATACCGCAGGGGTGTTAGGGGCGGCTGTATTACCGCTATATGAGACGTTTGCACCACAGCAAAATTTATTATTATTGAGTTCAAAAGAGAAATAA
- a CDS encoding LysR family transcriptional regulator, translated as MQLDKIDLNLLRYLDSLLREQNVTHAANQLGITQPAMSNGLRRLRDLFHDPLLVRTSDGMMPTALAIQLQPRVQSILQSVDEVLHLGQSFEAESSSRVFRIMASDYAEATLIPPLMKKLQDEAPNVILDVMNPSDVSFHDVEKGKVDLVINRFETLPQSFHQKSVWVDHFSCLVPADSDIAKNFSLETYLASRHVWVSKTGFGVGVGIQPEEVQKLGWVDGSLADLGFKRNIRLFTRNYNVAMRATEQLGLIATLPSLATRLMKDNNRVVVLPPPFDIPPVELKMLWSPLLQHDPGHIWIRSTIAGCAKTIAENNNL; from the coding sequence ATGCAGTTAGACAAAATAGATCTTAATTTACTTCGTTATTTAGACTCCTTATTACGGGAGCAAAACGTTACCCACGCCGCCAATCAACTTGGTATCACTCAGCCAGCCATGAGTAACGGATTACGTCGTTTAAGAGACCTATTTCATGACCCATTATTAGTAAGAACCAGCGATGGCATGATGCCTACTGCTTTGGCCATTCAGCTACAACCGCGCGTACAAAGCATCTTACAATCGGTAGATGAAGTGCTTCACCTTGGACAAAGCTTTGAAGCAGAATCAAGCTCTCGAGTATTTCGCATCATGGCCAGTGACTACGCCGAAGCGACCCTGATCCCACCGCTTATGAAGAAACTTCAAGATGAAGCACCAAACGTCATACTGGATGTCATGAATCCAAGTGATGTGAGCTTTCATGATGTAGAAAAAGGCAAAGTCGATTTGGTCATCAATCGATTCGAGACTCTGCCGCAGTCCTTCCATCAAAAGTCTGTTTGGGTTGATCATTTTTCCTGCTTGGTGCCTGCCGATTCAGACATTGCAAAAAACTTTTCTTTAGAAACGTACTTGGCTTCTCGTCATGTATGGGTAAGCAAAACCGGTTTTGGTGTTGGTGTTGGCATCCAGCCCGAAGAAGTGCAAAAATTAGGTTGGGTAGACGGCTCTCTGGCGGATTTAGGTTTCAAGCGTAATATTCGTTTATTCACCAGAAACTATAACGTTGCCATGAGAGCGACAGAGCAACTTGGCTTAATCGCCACACTGCCATCACTGGCGACGCGATTGATGAAAGACAACAACCGCGTGGTGGTATTACCGCCGCCATTCGACATTCCACCAGTGGAATTAAAAATGTTATGGAGCCCTTTGTTACAGCATGATCCGGGGCATATTTGGATACGCTCAACCATTGCAGGGTGTGCGAAAACAATTGCTGAAAACAACAATTTGTAG